A genomic window from Maylandia zebra isolate NMK-2024a linkage group LG20, Mzebra_GT3a, whole genome shotgun sequence includes:
- the si:dkey-183p4.10 gene encoding uncharacterized protein si:dkey-183p4.10 isoform X1, translating into MMEDFTDLLTDAFSETSVPPFPDEDLDFENLTFEEKSDEDGTENLTTNNKEAALLQEATGEAAALFETKETVENVYEEQSDNETDEEDFKGEGIGAVDGGKTAEEDYMSSDGDSAHEGSVSGEDDEGVEEDIGVAETSGDLLMSVRCSDEFNDSDKEDEIFAEGQPLAPEDAENPQVRNEERGEAECDRDVSYLERFPDRGNETVIKAAEVGEDKGESEEEEEEEEEEEEEEEEEEEEEEEEEEEEEEEDTSSDSECEGMKIEQEENIIGQPLEEEEEVENIYGDDPEEASSEFPCISLQNLQELTGESDKGEYAEKMKDFSGDEHQEAGESFADYPSDFSSCEYAEYGTKNQESRPDFGPGTSECSSYTQQDAFMEGPVEDITQMDHAEYSDEKEDGYLYSRDLEMDAENLMSMDVAAGDRGSTAATKSDDEEDTSESDYSSSDDDGARRCLQELENNKQPADSQIYGTSRADRADILNWEFDVLNTDSLLTEYLLTTGDMTETTPTGVNQDHPEYISYSEVQSEVLKIKSPSYQGSLDDSFFFDNVEASGISQQGKLEGEDYEEERNWEQEEKRIKAFNDFYGDEENEREGRQIKVQFCAEPLSQVIRYESDSDEESLSSSTDGGREDLSSTESSDEPREPDNTLPMKPACDPPKAQLAESEPDLSNTQTCTEKHKGGSIMKLILKMGVLTGMGLLMFWLATDQGEWLNQVFFF; encoded by the exons ATG ATGGAAGATTTTACTGATCTCCTAACAGATGCATTTTCAG AGACATCTGTTCCTCCATTCCCGGACGAAGATTTGGACTTTGAGAATTTAACTTTTGAAGAAAAGTCTGATGAAGACGGGACAGAAAACCTAACAACAAACAATAAAGAGGCGGCACTGCTCCAGGAAGCAACAGGTGAAGCGGCAGCTCTGTTTGAAACCAAAGAGACGGTTGAAAATGTTTACGAAGAGCAGTCGGACAATGAAACAGATGAGGAGGATTTTAAAGGTGAGGGGATCGGTGCCGTGGACGGTGGCAAAACAGCAGAGGAGGATTACATGAGCTCAGATGGAGATTCTGCGCACGAAGGCTCCGTCTCTGGAGAAGATGATGAGGGTGTGGAAGAGGACATAGGAGTGGCAGAGACATCAGGGGATTTGTTGATGTCAGTGCGCTGCAGTGATGAGTTCAACGACAGCGATAAGGAGGACGAGATCTTTGCTGAGGGACAACCTCTGGCCCCGGAGGATGCTGAAAACCCTCAAGTTAGAAACGAGGAGCGAGGTGAGGCTGAGTGCGACAGGGACGTGTCCTATTTGGAAAGATTCCCTGACCGAGGCAATGAGACTGTGATAAAAGCTGCAGAGGTAGGAGAGGACAAGGGAGAaagcgaagaagaagaagaagaagaagaagaagaagaagaagaagaagaagaagaagaagaagaagaagaagaagaagaagaagaagaagaagaagaagacacatCATCTGATTCTGAGTGTGAGGGCATGAAAATCGAACAGGAGGAAAATATTATCGGACAGCCTcttgaggaggaggaagaggtggaaAACATTTACGGGGATGATCCTGAGGAAGCTAGTTCAGAGTTTCCTTGCATATCCTTGCAAAATCTGCAGGAGCTCACTGGTGAAAGTGATAAAGGGGAATATGCAGAGAAAATGAAAGATTTCTCAGGGGATGAGCACCAAGAGGCAGgtgagagctttgcagattaccCCTCAGACTTTTCTTCCTGTGAATATGCAGAATATGGGACAAAAAATCAGGAAAGCAGGCCAGATTTTGGGCCCGGTACATCTGAATGCAGTTCATACACGCAGCAGGATGCTTTCATGGAAGGACCTGTGGAAGATATTACACAGATGGACCACGCCGAGTACAGCGATGAGAAGGAAGATGGGTATCTGTACAGCAGAGATCTAGAGATGGATGCTGAGAATCTGATGAGCATGGACGTAGCAGCTGGAGACAGAGGCAGCACAGCCGCGACCAAGTCTGACGATGAAGAAGACACATCTGAGAGCGACTACAGCTCCAGTGATGACGACGGGGCTCGTAGGTGCCTTCAAGAGCTTGAAAACAACAAGCAGCCGGCCGACAGTCAGATATATGGCACGAGCAGAGCAGATCGAGCAGATATCCTCAACTGGGAATTTGATGTATTAAATACTGATAGCCTTCTGACTGAATACCTGTTAACCACAGGAGACATGACAGAAACAACTCCCACAGGTGTTAACCAGGACCACCCAGAATACATCAGCTACTCTGAGGTACAGAGTGAAGTTCTCAAAATTAAAAGCCCCTCCTACCAGGGATCCCTCGATGACAGCTTCTTCTTTGACAATGTTGAGGCCTCTGGCATCTCTCAGCAGGGAAAGCTGGAAGGGGAGGACTATGAAGAAGAAAGGAACTGGGAGCAAGAAGAGAAGAGAATCAAAGCTTTCAACGATTTTTATGGCGATGAGGAGAATGAAAGAGAAG GGAGGCAGATAAAAGTTCAGTTTTGTGCAGAGCCATTGTCTCAAGTCATTCGCTATGAAAGTGACAG TGATGAAGAGTCACTCAGCAGCTCCACAGACGGCGGGAGGGAGGACCTGAGCTCCACAGAGTCATCGGAT GAACCAAGGGAGCCTGACAACACCCTGCCAATGAAACCTGCTTGTGATCCTCCCAAAGCTCAGCTAGCAGAGAGTGAGCCAGACCTCAGCAACACACAAACctgcacagaaaaacacaag GGTGGCAGCATCATGAAGCTGATACTGAAGATGGGTGTGCTGACCGGAATGGGACTGCTGATGTTCTGGTTGGCTACGGATCAAGGAGAATGGCTCAACCAGGTTTTCTTCTTTTAG
- the si:dkey-183p4.10 gene encoding uncharacterized protein si:dkey-183p4.10 isoform X2, translated as MEDFTDLLTDAFSETSVPPFPDEDLDFENLTFEEKSDEDGTENLTTNNKEAALLQEATGEAAALFETKETVENVYEEQSDNETDEEDFKGEGIGAVDGGKTAEEDYMSSDGDSAHEGSVSGEDDEGVEEDIGVAETSGDLLMSVRCSDEFNDSDKEDEIFAEGQPLAPEDAENPQVRNEERGEAECDRDVSYLERFPDRGNETVIKAAEVGEDKGESEEEEEEEEEEEEEEEEEEEEEEEEEEEEEEEDTSSDSECEGMKIEQEENIIGQPLEEEEEVENIYGDDPEEASSEFPCISLQNLQELTGESDKGEYAEKMKDFSGDEHQEAGESFADYPSDFSSCEYAEYGTKNQESRPDFGPGTSECSSYTQQDAFMEGPVEDITQMDHAEYSDEKEDGYLYSRDLEMDAENLMSMDVAAGDRGSTAATKSDDEEDTSESDYSSSDDDGARRCLQELENNKQPADSQIYGTSRADRADILNWEFDVLNTDSLLTEYLLTTGDMTETTPTGVNQDHPEYISYSEVQSEVLKIKSPSYQGSLDDSFFFDNVEASGISQQGKLEGEDYEEERNWEQEEKRIKAFNDFYGDEENEREGRQIKVQFCAEPLSQVIRYESDSDEESLSSSTDGGREDLSSTESSDEPREPDNTLPMKPACDPPKAQLAESEPDLSNTQTCTEKHKGGSIMKLILKMGVLTGMGLLMFWLATDQGEWLNQVFFF; from the exons ATGGAAGATTTTACTGATCTCCTAACAGATGCATTTTCAG AGACATCTGTTCCTCCATTCCCGGACGAAGATTTGGACTTTGAGAATTTAACTTTTGAAGAAAAGTCTGATGAAGACGGGACAGAAAACCTAACAACAAACAATAAAGAGGCGGCACTGCTCCAGGAAGCAACAGGTGAAGCGGCAGCTCTGTTTGAAACCAAAGAGACGGTTGAAAATGTTTACGAAGAGCAGTCGGACAATGAAACAGATGAGGAGGATTTTAAAGGTGAGGGGATCGGTGCCGTGGACGGTGGCAAAACAGCAGAGGAGGATTACATGAGCTCAGATGGAGATTCTGCGCACGAAGGCTCCGTCTCTGGAGAAGATGATGAGGGTGTGGAAGAGGACATAGGAGTGGCAGAGACATCAGGGGATTTGTTGATGTCAGTGCGCTGCAGTGATGAGTTCAACGACAGCGATAAGGAGGACGAGATCTTTGCTGAGGGACAACCTCTGGCCCCGGAGGATGCTGAAAACCCTCAAGTTAGAAACGAGGAGCGAGGTGAGGCTGAGTGCGACAGGGACGTGTCCTATTTGGAAAGATTCCCTGACCGAGGCAATGAGACTGTGATAAAAGCTGCAGAGGTAGGAGAGGACAAGGGAGAaagcgaagaagaagaagaagaagaagaagaagaagaagaagaagaagaagaagaagaagaagaagaagaagaagaagaagaagaagaagaagaagaagacacatCATCTGATTCTGAGTGTGAGGGCATGAAAATCGAACAGGAGGAAAATATTATCGGACAGCCTcttgaggaggaggaagaggtggaaAACATTTACGGGGATGATCCTGAGGAAGCTAGTTCAGAGTTTCCTTGCATATCCTTGCAAAATCTGCAGGAGCTCACTGGTGAAAGTGATAAAGGGGAATATGCAGAGAAAATGAAAGATTTCTCAGGGGATGAGCACCAAGAGGCAGgtgagagctttgcagattaccCCTCAGACTTTTCTTCCTGTGAATATGCAGAATATGGGACAAAAAATCAGGAAAGCAGGCCAGATTTTGGGCCCGGTACATCTGAATGCAGTTCATACACGCAGCAGGATGCTTTCATGGAAGGACCTGTGGAAGATATTACACAGATGGACCACGCCGAGTACAGCGATGAGAAGGAAGATGGGTATCTGTACAGCAGAGATCTAGAGATGGATGCTGAGAATCTGATGAGCATGGACGTAGCAGCTGGAGACAGAGGCAGCACAGCCGCGACCAAGTCTGACGATGAAGAAGACACATCTGAGAGCGACTACAGCTCCAGTGATGACGACGGGGCTCGTAGGTGCCTTCAAGAGCTTGAAAACAACAAGCAGCCGGCCGACAGTCAGATATATGGCACGAGCAGAGCAGATCGAGCAGATATCCTCAACTGGGAATTTGATGTATTAAATACTGATAGCCTTCTGACTGAATACCTGTTAACCACAGGAGACATGACAGAAACAACTCCCACAGGTGTTAACCAGGACCACCCAGAATACATCAGCTACTCTGAGGTACAGAGTGAAGTTCTCAAAATTAAAAGCCCCTCCTACCAGGGATCCCTCGATGACAGCTTCTTCTTTGACAATGTTGAGGCCTCTGGCATCTCTCAGCAGGGAAAGCTGGAAGGGGAGGACTATGAAGAAGAAAGGAACTGGGAGCAAGAAGAGAAGAGAATCAAAGCTTTCAACGATTTTTATGGCGATGAGGAGAATGAAAGAGAAG GGAGGCAGATAAAAGTTCAGTTTTGTGCAGAGCCATTGTCTCAAGTCATTCGCTATGAAAGTGACAG TGATGAAGAGTCACTCAGCAGCTCCACAGACGGCGGGAGGGAGGACCTGAGCTCCACAGAGTCATCGGAT GAACCAAGGGAGCCTGACAACACCCTGCCAATGAAACCTGCTTGTGATCCTCCCAAAGCTCAGCTAGCAGAGAGTGAGCCAGACCTCAGCAACACACAAACctgcacagaaaaacacaag GGTGGCAGCATCATGAAGCTGATACTGAAGATGGGTGTGCTGACCGGAATGGGACTGCTGATGTTCTGGTTGGCTACGGATCAAGGAGAATGGCTCAACCAGGTTTTCTTCTTTTAG
- the LOC101477476 gene encoding uncharacterized protein LOC101477476: MSSLSDKSAQEISDLLDEYGIKHGPVVESTRNLYEKKLKEAMAKGKRAKPSPDKTYYREEEEEVTYVYRTPTKSEASGDRGAYPRARQEWNERDYQHETSYSNYSKPKPEYNRSSYGNEPDMYDTPSTYRSTYAKSPPMKSGQDVPDAPKSSRLIPLWVQFVFFLAVAVFLYLVFSTMETNETPKGIK, translated from the exons ATGTCTTCCCTGAGTGACAAATCTGCGCAGGAAATCAGCGACCTGCTCGATGAATACGGAATAAAGCACGGACCTGTGGTCG AATCTACGAGAAACCTGTATGAGAAGAAACTGAAAGAGGCCATGGCTAaaggcaaaagagccaaaccaTCACCTGACAAAACCTACTACAGAGAAGAGG aGGAGGAAGTCACCTATGTTTACAGGACACCC ACCAAAAGTGAAGCCTCAGGTGACAG GGGGGCTTACCCAAGGGCCAGACAAGAGTGGAATGAGAGAGATTATCAGCACGA GACATCCTACTCGAACTACTCGAAGCCCAAGCCTGAATACAACAGAAGCAGTTATGGTAACGA ACCCGACATGTATGACACTCCGTCCACTTACAGAAGCACCTACGCTAAATCGCCACCCATGAAATCAGGTCAAGATGTTCCAGATGCACCAAAGTCATCACGTCTGATCCCACTGTGGGTTCAGTTTGTGTTCTTCCTGGCTGTGGCAGTCTTCCTCTACTTAGTTTTTTCCACTATGGAGACAAATGAAACCCCCAAAGggataaaatga
- the LOC101477188 gene encoding uncharacterized protein LOC101477188 produces MLMGFLYILLTGLLGALWDRVTAFGGVRLVDGDNNCSGRVEVLRHKEWGTVCDYGWDFRAADVVCLELGCGLAENVHNGLRFRKASGPIWLHQVQCSGQESSLLHCSVVLNSNLHCTHENDASVKCSGTLLTPILTLMSPHTVFFPGESVRFVCRVLLGHHLSDFHLYKNGVSTPLVTQRADQTQNMMELTLSDVETFHQGSYSCGYRIKSGFPTRLLSSPPSNAINITVVELLTPQHWYNTSAEAPAGSVIKGQSFNITCSTLQQYPGGSFQLRLIRSNGTVRQTLPALTPSVTFTFPNAQSSNEGYYYCLYRVQLGGRTFVSRESQPLPIAVRDPDPILSPMGISWLVSGLTFVVALIIIVIVAKVLCNKERKPSELERETRTCVDNTYIALSTNKL; encoded by the exons ATGCTGATGGGATTCCTTTACATCCTTTTAACGG GCCTGCTGGGTGCTCTGTGGGATAGAGTGACCGCTTTCG GTGGGGTCAGACTAGTGGATGGGGACAACAATTGTTCTGGCAGAGTTGAGGTGCTTCGCCACAAGGAATGGGGAACTGTCTGCGACTACGGATGGGATTTCCGGGCCGCTGATGTAGTGTGCTTGGAGCTAGGTTGTGGCTTGGCTGAAAATGTCCATAATGGTCTAAGATTTCGTAAAGCCAGTGGACCTATCTGGCTGCATCAAGTCCAGTGCTCTGGACAGGAGAGCAGTTTATTACACTGCAGTGTTGTCCTCAACAGCAACCTGCACTGCACCCATGAGAACGATGCAAGCGTGAAGTGCTCAG GTACTCTTTTAACACCCATCCTCACCCTGATGTCACCCCACACTGTGTTCTTCCCCGGGGAGTCCGTTCGCTTTGTCTGCAGGGTTCTGTTGGGTCATCACCTCAGTGACTTTCACCTGTACAAAAATGGAGTGTCCACACCGCTGGTTACACAGAGAGCAGACCAGACCCAGAATATGATGGAGCTCACCCTGTCCGATGTAGAGACTTTCCACcaaggcagctacagttgtggGTACAGGATCAAGAGTGGCTTTCCTACAAGGCTTCTCAGTTCCCCACCCAGCAACGCAATCAACATCACTGTAG TGGAGCTCCTGACTCCCCAGCACTGGTACAACACGTCCGCTGAGGCCCCGGCTGGTTCTGTCATCAAAGGCCAAAGTTTTAATATCACCTGCTCCACCCTACAACAGTACCCCGGGGGTTCCTTCCAGCTGCGTTTGATCCGCTCTAATGGCACAGTGCGCCAGACTCTGCCCGCACTCACCCCGTCCGTCACTTTCACCTTTCCTAACGCCCAGAGCTCCAACGAGGGCTACTATTACTGCCTGTACCGGGTCCAGCTAGGCGGGCGTACCTTCGTCTCCAGAGAGAGCCAGCCCCTGCCTATAGCTGTCAGAG ATCCAGATCCCATCCTGAGTCCAATGGGTATCAGCTGGCTCGTGTCTGGTCTGACATTTGTGGTGGCTCTCATCATCATAGTCATTGTGGCCAAGGTACTGTGTAATAAGGAGAGGAAGCCCTCAGAGCTGGAGAGAGAGACCAGAACCT GTGTGGACAacacttatattgctttatcGACAAACAAGCTGTGA
- the slc25a33 gene encoding solute carrier family 25 member 33 encodes MAQKDTLLHLFAGGCSGTMGAIVTCPLEVLKTRLQSSGLTLRPVFQVQLGTLSGTGVIRPGGVTPGLLQVLRSILEKEGPRSLFRGLGPNLVGVAPSRAIYFAAYSKSKELFNGLFVPNSGLVHMSSAGVAAFVTNSLMNPIWMVKTRMQLEKKARGEKKMNALQCARYVYKTEGVRGFYRGLTASYAGISETMICFLIYETLKKQLAKRQFSSPNGEKEKGASDFLSLMMAAAFSKGCASCIAYPHEVIRTRLREEGSKYKYFFQTGRLIAVEEGYAAFYRGLVPQLIRQIPNTAIVLSTYELIVHLLGDSK; translated from the exons atggcACAAAAAGACACGCTGCTGCATCTCTTCGCCGGGGG GTGTAGTGGTACAATGGGAGCCATCGTGACCTGTCCCCTGGAGGTGTTGAAGACACGGCTGCAGTCCTCAGGCCTCACCCTCCGGCCTGTCTTCCAGGTTCAACTTGGCACCCTGAGTGGCACGGGGGTTATCCGACCAGGGGGTGTCACACCTGGACTGCTGCAGGTCCTAAG ATCCATTCTTGAAAAAGAGGGACCAAGATCTCTTTTCCGTGGACTGGGTCCGAACCTTGTGGGTGTTGCCCCTTCAAG aGCCATCTACTTTGCTGCATACTCGAAATCTAAAGAGCTGTTCAATGGGCTGTTTGTCCCTAATAGTGGATTGGTACACATGTCATCTGCTGGTGTTGCAG CTTTTGTTACCAACTCTCTGATGAACCCCATCTGGATGGTCAAGACCAGGATGCAGCTGGAGAAAAA AGccagaggagagaagaagatgAATGCACTGCAGTGTGCTCGATATGTTTACAAAACAGAGGGAGTCCGGGGCTTCTACCGTGGCCTGACTGCGTCCTACGCTGGCATTTCAGAAACAATGATCTGCTTCCTCATCTATGAGACACTGAAGAAACAACTCGCCAAGAGGCAGTTCAGCTCGCCTAACGGTGAAAAGGAGAAAGGAGCGTCAGACTTCCTCAGCCTCATGATGGCAGCTGCTTTTTCAAAGGGTTGTGCATCCTGCATAGCCTACCCACacg AGGTCATTCGGACAAGGCTGCGCGAGGAAGGCAGCAAGTACAAGTATTTTTTCCAGACAGGGAGGTTAATAGCAGTGGAAGAAGGCTATGCAGCTTTTTATAGAGGACTCGTTCCACAGCTAATTAGGCAAATCCCTAACACAGCCATCGTCCTCTCCACATATGAACTCATTGTCCATCTGCTGGGAGACTCCAAGTAA